The nucleotide sequence GCTGAGGGACCCGGCCATCCGGGAATCGAACACTACGCGCCGGGCCGGGGCGGGAGGAGAACATGCCACGTTCGAGACGATGGCTGGAAGGCGCCGCCATGGTGCGCCTGGGCAGTATGGCCACATTGCTGTTCGTCCTGGTGCTGAGCGTGTTCATCGCGCCGGTCGCCGTGCCGCCGGATTCGGGCATCGGCCAGATCGTGGAGGACATCCTCATTTCCCTGATTCTGATCAGCGGCGCCATCGCGGTATCGGACCGGCGGCTGGCCTTCGTGCCGCTGGTGCTGGTGGCGCTGGTCGTCATCGCCGTGCGCTGGGCGGGGTGGTTCCTGCCGGCCGGATTCACCCCGGAAATGCGCGCCATCGCCTTGCTGTTCGCGCTGCTGATGCTGGCGTGCATCATCGGCGTCAAGGTGTTCGGCAAGGGCGCGAAGGTGCGCGACCGTCTTTTTGGCGCGATCGCCCTGTACATGCTGCTGGGCGTGATCTGGGCCGCCGCATACGAGATCGTCGGCCTGCTCGTGCCGCACGCGTTCGCGGGCATGGACGAGCAGGGCGCCATGGGATACCCGTGGGTATGGATCTACTTCAGCTTCTCCACCTTGACCACCGTCGGGTATGGCGATATCAGTCCTGTCGCGCGCGTGGCGCGGTCGCTGTCCAACCTGGAAGCGCTGATCGGCCAACTGTATCCCGCCATCGTGCTGGCGCGGCTCGTATCCTTGCAGGAGGAGGACACGAAGTCGGATGATGCGTGATGCGGGCCAACAGGATGCCACGGACGCGGCATAGTTCACCGCAACTATGCCGCCTCATGTTCATGTAGCCATTCACGCAGAGCAGCGTTCATTCGTGTCTGCCAGCCGTCACCGGTTTTGCGGAAGGCATCCACGATGTCCTGGTCATAGCGAATCGTCACTGAGATCTTCGCCGTTTCCAATGGCGGGCGTCCCATACGCTTGGCCCGCTTCGCTTCGGCCGAACCGAATTCCATCGTGTCCGGATCGGCGTCGATTCCCCTCTGGATAGTTGCGTCTTCATCGGGGGTGGGCAGAATGGTCCCTGGTTTAAGTTTCGGCATAGCGTTTCACTTCCTGGAGTTCGCTCGGCGCGGCGACTTCTCGTGGTGACGAATACTGCCACTTCGCGTCCTGGGGCATCAAGCCGCCTTCGGGCCTTGCCGGACGGCGGCCAGCCGCGTCCCATCCAACCGCCGCCACACCAGCGCCGACAGCCAGGTGATCAGCCCCACGCACACGAAAGACCATGCGAAGGCCGGCTCCAGGTGCCGTTCGGGCCCCGCCAGCAGCGTGACCAGCGCGCCGCCCACGGTTACGCCCAGCCCCATCGCCACCATCTGGAACATCGCGAAAAGGCTGTTGCCGGCGCCCGCCTGCTGCGGGGTCAATGACGTCAGCGCGACGCTGTTCATGGCCGAGTACTGCATGGAGTTGCCCAGGCCGAAGGCGGCCAGCTGGACGATCTGCAGCCACAGGGGCCAGTCGCGCGAGAACAGCGCGAAAGAAATGATCCAGAAGCCGACGAACAAGGTATTGAAGATAAGAAAGCGCGGGTAGCCATAGCGCTTGATCATGGGCGCTACCCAGGATTTGGAGACCGCGCCGGCGGCGGCCACGGGGACCAGCATCAAGCCCGAGTGCAGGGGGGTATACCCCATGCCCAGCTGCATCATCAACGGCAGCAGGAACGGCACCGCGGCCGCGCCGATCCGGCAGACCAGGTTGCCCGCGATGCCGACGGCGTAGTTCGTTTCGCGGAACAGGCTCAAGGGGAACAGCGGGTTGCTGCGGCCGCGCGCGTGCAGGTAGTAGCCCAGCGCCGACAGTGCGCTGAGCGCGAGCAGGGCAGTCGCCCAGGCGCCCCTGTGCGATTCGGCCGGAAGGTCCAGCGCCGTCGAGAAAGCCACCAGGCAGGCCGCCAGCAGCACACAGCCGACAAAGTCGAAAGGCGGCGTGTCTTCCCGCACACCCGCCGGCATATGGTGCCGGACGGCCCACATCCCGATCAGTCCCACCGGCACGTTGATCAGGAAGATCCAGTGCCAGCTCAGCGTTTCCACGAACACGCCGCCCAGCACGGGCCCGAAGATGGGCCCGATCTGCCCGCCTATGGCGATGAACGCCAGGGCCGATATGAACTCCGAAGGCGATACCGTACGCAGCACCGTCAGCCGCCCGACGGGCAGCAGCATGGATGCCCCCGCGCCCTGGACCACGCGCGCCATCACAAGTTGCGTGGGTGTGGCGGAGCAGGCGCAAAGAAAGGACCCCAGCACGAAGGCCAGGATGGCGGTGAAGTAAACCTTGCGGCTGCCATAGCGATCCGCCAGCCAGCCCGAGGCCGGCATGATCATCGCCATGGTGATCATGTAGGCGACCACCACTGGCTTCAGCGTCAGCGGGGGAACCCCCAGGTCCCTGGCGATGGCCGGCAAGGCGGTGTTGACGATGGTGGTGTCCAGCGTCTGCATGAAAAAACCGGAGGCAACGATCCAGAGTAAAGGGGCGTGGGCGTTGGATCGTGGCATTGCGTCTCTAGGCTGGGAAGGGAAGGCACGGCGGAAGGGCCGCGCGCTCGGCCATCGAGCGGCGGCCCTGTACTCATCCGTGGAAGGGAAGTGGAACGGTATCGATCTTAATTCGGCGCTCCTGAATCTAGCCTGTGCGACCGGCCGGGCCAGGGCCACGTGCCGACACCCCCGGCGGTTGACCGGCCTGCCGCGAGTCCATACTATATCGTATATGATCGATAGTGTATAAGGCAGGTCGCATGAAGGTCGTTTTTCTGCTGTTCGACTCGCTTAACCGCCACGCCCTGTCCTGTTACGGCAAGACCGGCGTCCCCACGCCCAATTTCGACCGCCTGGCCGCTCGTTCCGTCACGTTCGATTCGCACTTCGTCGGCAGCCTTCCTTGCCTGCCCGCGCGGCGCGACATCCAGACCGGCCGGCTCAACTTCCTGCACCGGGGCTGGGGGCCGCTGGAGCCCTTCGACCATTCCCTGGCCGGCATGCTGCGCGACAGCGGCGTCTATACCCACCTGATCACCGACCACTATCACTATTTCGAGGACGGCGGCGCGGGCTTTCATGGCCGCTACTCGTCCTGGGAATTCATCCGGGGCCAGGAAAAAGACAAATGGCGGCCCGCCTTGAACCCGAACACCGCGGCCTACGCGGAGCGCTATCACGAGCGCATGCAGGACTTCTCGGACGACATCAATTCCAAGCTGCCGTATTTCGTGAACCGGGAATACCTGGAGTCGCGGGGCGACTTCCCGATGGCGCAGTGCTTCGATTCGGCCAACGAATTCCTGCAGGCGCATCACGCGCAGGACGCATGGCTGCTGCATCTGGAATGCTTCGATCCGCACGAGCCTTTCTTCGCCCCGGAGCAGTTCCTGCGGGACTTTCCGGAGGCGCTGGGCGGCAAGGTGTTCGACTGGCCCGCCTACGGCCGCGTCGATATCGATCCCGCGCTGTTGAAGACGCTGCGCGCCAACTACCACGCGCTGGTGCAGGCCTGCGACCATTACCTGGGTACCTTGCTGGACACCTTCGATCGCCTGGATATGTGGAAGGACACGTGGCTGGTCATGTCCACCGACCATGGCCTGCTGCTGGGCGAGAAGGAATACCTGGGCAAGAATCGCCCGCCGTTCTTCAACGAGGTGGCGCATATCCCGCTGACGATCGCGGCGCCTCCTTCATCGGGCATCCAGCCGCGCCACGAGGCGGCCCTGACTCAGACCATAGACCTGATGCCCACCATGCTGGACATCTTCCGACGGCCCATCCCGGCCGAAGTCACCGGCCATAGCCTGCTGCCGCTGATGCGCGACGGCAGGGCGGTGCGCCCCGCCGATGGCGCGGTGCCCGGCGCGATCTACGGTCAATTCGGAGCCGCCATCAACTACACCGATGGCCGCTATACCTACTTCCTGTACCCGGCCGTTCCTTTCGAGACCGACCTGTTCCAGTACACGCTGATGCCGGCGCATATGCGTACCTTCTTCGAAGCCAAGGAATTCGAGGGCGCGCAGCTGGTGGATCCCTTGCCGTTCACCCAGGGGTATCCGGTGATGAGACTGCCCATGCGCGCCGACGCCAAGGCGAACATGACGCGACGCTATCCGCTGCTGGAAGCCAAGACCGCCTTGTACGACCTGGATAACGATCCCGAGCAACGACGGCCGCTGGACGCGCCCGAAATCGAACAGCGCATGCGCGCGGCGGTCGCCGCGCAACTGCGCGCCAACAATGCGCCCGCGGAAATGTTTCGCCGCTACGGCCTGACGGATATGCAGCCGTGAACAGCCGCCGATCCGAACTGAATATCGTCCAGCCCAAAAGCCTGGCCGACCAGATCCACGCGGAAGTCCAGCGGCTGATCGCGGCGGGCGCCTTCCAGCCCGGCACGTCCATCGGCATCGCGGAACTGGCGCGGCGCTGCGGCGTCAGCCAGACACCGGTGCGCGAAGCCCTGGCACGGCTGGCGGCGGAAGGGCAGTTGGTCTTCACCCGCAATATCGGCTACCGGCTGCCCGAAGCGCCCACGATGAAGCAGTACACCGACTGGGCCGTGGCGCGCGTCGTGGTCGAGTCCAACGCGCTGCTGTACATCCTCGGCCCCATCGACACGCGGCTGCTGGACGAGGCGCAGCGGATCAATGAGCAGATCCGCTCGTCCGACTTCGGCACCACGGCGGCCGGCATCCGGAAATTCAGCGAACTGAACTGGCGCTTTCATGCCGCCCTGATCGGACTGGCCCGCAACGACATGCTTACCGAGGTGCACGCGCGTCTCTACGCGTCCCCGCAGTTCTCGCGGATTTTCCTGGGGCGCGGGGTAGCGAACCAGGCGGAAGTCGTGGCGGAGCACGAGCGCGTGCTGGCGGGACTGCGCCGCGGAGACCGCCGCGCCGCGGCCGATGCCTTGCGCGACCATATCGTCGATAGCCTGGAACGCGACGCGCGGCTATCCCATCTATCGGGCTCCATCCGGCGCGCGCTGCGCGGCGAGCCGCCCTTGGACGACTTGGGCGCCGCCGATAAGGACTAGGGCAGGACCAACCAAGCCGCGGTGGCAAGCGGCCATGAAAACGAGGGATGAGAGACATGTACCGACTGAAATCCATGTTGTCCGGCCTGGCTTGCGTCATGGCCGCGATGTCCCCGGCCATGGCGCAAGCCTATCCGGATCACCCCATTACGCTGGTCGTCGGTTTCCCGCCCGGCGGGGGTGTCGATCTGGTGGCGCGGCCTCTGGCGGAGCGCCTGTCCAAGCAGCTGGGCCAGCCCGTCATCGTCGAAAACCGTGGCGGCGCGGCGGGCAACATCGCCATGGACTACGTCGCCCGCTCGCGTCCGGATGGCTACACCTTGATGATGGGCAACCTGGGCATGCTGAGCGCGAATCCGCTGCTGTATCCCAACCTGAACTTCAATGTGTCGAAGAGCTTCGCGCCCGTCGCGCGCCTGGTCGTGACGCCGCTGCTGGCCGCGGTGCCCGCGAGGCTGCCGGCCACCGACATGAAGCAGTTTGTGGCCCTGGCAAAGCAGGAGCCGGGAAAGATGTTCTTCGGCTCGGGCGGGACGGGCAACATCAACCACCTTGCCGTCGAACTGCTGAAACTGCAGACCGGCGCGCAGATCACCCACGTGCCTTACAAAGGCAGCGCCCCGGCCTTGACGGCGCTGGTCGCGAATGAAGTGCAATTGGTCATCGACGGGTTCAATATCGTGCTGCCCCAGGTAAAGGGCGGCATGGCGCGGGCACTGGCGGTCACCGGGGAAAAACGCGCACCGTCCCTGCCGGATGTCCCGACCATGAAAGAGGCGGGCTATCCAGGCATGACGATCTACGGGTGGCAGGGACTTTTCGTCCCGGCGGGCACCCCGCAACCCATCGTGGACCGCCTCACCGACGAGGTCGACAAAGCCCTGAAGGATCCCGCGCTCTCGAAGCGGCTGGCCGACCAGGGCACCGACCCGGCGTTCCAGAACGCGGCGGATTTCCAGAAGTACATCGCCGCCGAACAGGAACGTTGGGGGAAGGTGATACAGACGGCGAATATCAAGGTGGAATAGGCCACGAGTGCGTCGGCGTATCGCCATGAGCGGCATAACCATCTTGACAATGGCGATGCCTACAGCCGTGATCACTCTCCGGCAGCGCTCTTATATCAGCCTGTAGTAACCGCGTGAGGCGGCATGCGGTCGTCAGCGGTCTTCATGTCCTCTCCGCATAAGTGCTGGTAAGGCCCAGATGGGCCTCCTGAGCGAGGTGAGGGATGGCTCCTGCACCTGACGTGGCTCGCAAGGCCACCATCGTAAAACAGTCTGATAACGATCATGCGACCCACAGCGGTTCTGTCGCGTAACGCAGAATCGGTCCCTGCCGTCGCAAACTATTCCTACATCGGCGGAGCGTCCTCCGGAAGGCCCCCCTTCCAGTTCTTACCGTGCAGTTGCGTCGCAAATAAACGACCCTTCTCCAGGCCCCGCAGAGACCCGCAGCTGCGGAGATACGGTTCAACGCGGGATAAAGAGCCTCAGCTATGACGACCAAAGAGATCATTCAGCACTTGGAGCAAGTCCAGCGCAATGCAGCACAAGAGGAAAAGCAGATGGAAGAAATTTCTCAGGAAGAACTAGAAAAGATATGCGGTGCGGGAGGTGTGGGAGGGTTCGCCAATGCGACTTGGTCGAAGTCCTTTTAATCGTCCATTGATAATCCTTTGATGCGATCCATGGGTCCGGCGAGACCCATGGCTACCTCAAGGGGGAGAGCGCAAGAATGCATTACGTCGAAATCATCCTGAAGGTATCTGAGCGATGTAATCTAAACTGCACGTATTGCTATTTCTTTAACAAAGAAAATAGGGACTTCGAGGGCCACCCCGCTCTTATCTCGCCAAACACTGTTCGTCACCTGGTCCGATTCCTCCGAACATCGCCCCATCAAATCTCAGAGACCGTGTTCCAAGTCGATATACACGGAGGGGAGCCACTATTGTTGGGGCCGAAACGTTTCTCCGAAATCGTGTCGATCATCGAAAACGGCTTGAGCGACGCAAAGGAAGTCCGCTTCACCGTGCAAACCAATGCGGTGTTGATAAACGAAGCGTGGATCGACGTGTTTGCACAACATAAGATATTTGTGGGGGTGAGCGTGGATGGGCCCAAAGGCCAACACGATGCGAACCGGATTGATCGGCGCGGCCGCGGGACATTTGACAGCATGGTACCGAAGATTGCGGCATTGAAGCAGGCAGCTCTTGAACGGCGAATCCCCGGTTTCGGCTCCATCAGTGTAGTAAGTCCAGCACTCGATGGGCGGGCAACCTACATATGCCTGACAAAAGAATTGCACTTCGCTCACCTGCAGTTTCTCTTTCCGGATGACACGCACGACTCCACTAATCCGGCCCTCGCGGAGGGGTTCGCGAAGTTCGTTGAGGACTTGTTTGCGTCTTGGCAAAGTGACGGGAACGACAATATCCATATAAAACTCATCGACCAGACACTCCTTGGTTTTCTGCAGGATAAGCAGTATATCGATGGCGGTCGTCGGATTAGTCCGGCTGTCGGGCGGGTAGTCTTTACCGTATCAAGCGCAGGAGACATCGGCCACGACGACACGCTTCGCAACGTCGCGCCGGAATTGTTCAAGTCCGGCATGAACGTCTCGGACGCCAACTACGCCGAATTTATCGTCTGGCATAACCGGGTGTCGAAGATACTATTTCCTCGCGACCTTGCCCCTCCGTGTGCCTCATGCGCCTGGAACAATATCTGTGAACATGTCACGCGTTCATATACGCCTCTTCACCGAATGAAAGACGGGCGTGTCGATCAACCCTCTGTGTATTGCGAGGCTTTGAAGACCGCTTACCGGAACGGTGCAGAGTATCTGGCAAAGCGGGGCCTCCCAATCCGCGAAATTTCAAAGAATCTAAACCCGGACTATTAGCGACAGGCGCAATGAAAGTTTGCAAGATACCCGCCTATTTCTTGATTTCGGTAGGGCTCGGTGCGTCCCCACAAGCCGGCGCGGGCTCGCGTGATTGTGCCGGAGGACTCACGACTAACGTCGTGCGATTCGAAACCGAAATTCAGTACGACGACATACAGAGCAAGGCGAATCCAACTGTATATGTTCTGGTCAATGGTAAGCGGTCGAAGATGATGTTAGACACCGGCACGAACAAGAACTTGCTATGGGACGATGCTTTGCTGGACGAAGAGCCCGGTGCGCTGGCTGAAAGTGTTGATTCGCATGTCGCCTCCGCCGACGCAAGGATTGTCAATGCAACGTTGACGGATGATCATGGGAATTCGGAACGTACAGAATTCTATCTCGTTAGTAACTCTGTGCTCGCGGCGGCCGGTTACTCAGGTGTTCTTAGTCCGCAAGCCGTAGCTGCTCACCACGCGGTGGTTTTGGACTTCGACAGGGATTGTATCTTCACAAGTGCGCCTTTTGACATCGGTTCGGTTAAAGAAGCACAGATACGTCGAGGAACGACCATTCAGAATCCGTATGATGTGATGGCGATTCGAGTGGAAATCAACGGCCGCGATATGCCGCTTCTTGTCGATTCTGGTGCGACCCATACGACCATCCTTTCCTCACTGATCTCGTTCAGTCCGAAAGGACCGGAAAGCCCAAGAATGAAGGACTTGTTTGGCGCGGAATTGCCGGAAGCCGGACGTATGCGCCTTGTAGACCTGAAGGTGAACGGGCGGCCTTTCACGGCGCACCCGGTTATCCCAGCCCCCTCGGTAAGCAATAAAGGCATAGAGAATGTGGGATATCTCGGCATGGACGTGTTGAAGGAACAAGTTATCTATTACGACGGCGCGCGCCGAGAGTTCAATGTTTTGACGCGACGCGCCGTAGTTAGCGCCTTAAGCGAGCGCGAAAGCCGCGCAAAATAACCTTTAGACGGCCATGTTCAGAAAGGCCGCGCTAGAGGCGAACCGAGTACGGGCGTTGGGCGATGTCATTATCGCGACGCCTCCTTCCCCAGGGACTCTCACAGTATCTTCTGCTTGCATCGCAGCGGCTCTGCTCGTGATCTTTACGGTGGGAAGCTATACACAGCAGGCGCCCGTGGTCGGTCGCCTCATGCCACAAGGGGGGATCGCCAAACTTTCATCCCCCTTTGCCGGAACCATAAAAGAAAAGCGTGTTGTGGATGGCCAAGCGGTAAGGGCCGGGGACGTGCTTTACGTCATCTCAGGTGAGCGGGCCAATCGCGATGGCAATCCAACATTAGCGGCTGTCATTGAGCATATTTCCGTACGGCGGAATCAGATTGTGCATGAACTTTCCGTTCTGGAGAAGTCTCAGCTCATTGAATTGGGGCAATGCCGGCAGCGCCTGGCAAGCCAAGTCCGGGAGGTTTCGAAGTTGGACGACTTGGTGGTCGCCCAACGAAAGCTGGTTTCGCTGGCGCGTGCAAATGCGAGCCGATATCGGGAGCTTGCAGGAATGAGGGCAGTTTCCGCAGAACAGGCAGATAAAGCGCAAGCGGATTTCCATGAGAAGCAGAGCAGGCTGTACACCTTGGAGCTGGATCGACTCATCGCTGGCCGCGCGCGCGAAGATACCGAGGCTGCATTAGTGTCGATGCCATATAAGCAACACCAGGAACGCTCGCGGTTAAGACGGGCTCTATCGGAGGTGTTGCAGGAGTTGGCGGAGATCGAAGCGGCACGCGAGTTCGCCATCGTCGCCCCGGTCAGTGGGACCGCCACGGCGGTCGTCGCACATATCGGACAACATGTGAGTGACAAAAATCCTCTCGTTTCGGTCATCCCGCATGATGAGGTTATGGAAGCACATCTGTATGTGCGAAGTCACGCAGTGGGCCACCTGAAGACTGGTGCGCCGGTCCGGTTGCGCTACCACGCTTTTCCCTATCAGCTCTACGGTATGCCTCTAGGGCATGTCGTATCCGTTTCACGAGTATCTTCGCCGCTCAGGGAGATTTCCGATATTGACCTGTACCACCACAGCGACGAAGAGCCTTTCTATCTCGTAAAGGTTCGTCTGGAGCGGCAATCGGTGGAGGATCCGCTTGGAGCAGTTCATCCTCTGCGCGCCGGAATGCTGCTGGACGCGACCATCGCTCGTGAGACGCGGCGTTTGTACGAATGGGCATTCGTCCCGCTATATCGACTAAGGCACAAACTATGACGCGCAGGTCACGTGGCGCTGCGCGAGCGCTATTCTCGTTCCGTCAGCATCGCAGCATACGGACCATCCTTCAGGTGGAAGCAACCGAGTGTGGTCTGGCCTGCCTGGCTATGATCGCCGAATTTTATGGACATCGTGTCGGACTGCCAGAACTGCGCAGGCGGTACGCGATTTCTCGGAAAGGCAGCAGTCTCGCGGGACTTGTCCAAATCGCGAGCCAGGTGCGGCTAGCCAGCCGAGCTGTGCGGGCCGAACTCCCGTCTCTAGGAGGCCTGAGAATGCCATGCATTCTGCACTGGGAGTTCAATCACTTCGTGGTGCTCGAACGTATTAAGTCGGGCATGGCACATATTCATGATCCCGCGCACGGCTTCGTAAAGGTCACCATGGATGCGGTATCGCGCAAGTTCACTGGTGTAGCGTTGGAGATCTGGCCAGCCGAGGGCTTTGAAGAGGTCAACGAAAACAACGGCATCCGCGTATCTCGCTTGATCGGTTCTCTCAGAGGTTTACGGGGAACCTTCTTGCAACTGTTGGTGTTGTCAGCCGCGCTGGAAGTTTTCGTGCTTGCCGCGCCTTTCTACGTACAGTGGACCGTCGATCATGCCGTCCCTTCCGCCGATTTCGACCTTATGGCACTATTGGCGGTCGGGTTCTCCGCGCTGGTGATATGCCAGAGCGTGACAAGTCTAACGCGGTCCTGGCTCTTGATGCATCTTGGAGCGGTCTGGAATATCCGCTGGCGTGCCAGAATATTTTCACACCTCACTCAACTGCCACTAGACTTCTTCAGCAAACGTCACCTGGGAGATCTGCTGTCCAAGGTCGGAGCGGCGGACGAGATTCAGCGATCTGTGACAGCTTCCTACTTGGAAGGCACCATCGATGGCCTGATGACGTTACTGACCCTCGCACTTTTGTTTTTGTATAGCCCGAGACTAGCATTCATCGCGTTCCTGAGCGCCGTGACCTATGCCGTAATCCGCGTGTCGTTGCTTGGTCCGACGCGTGTTGCAGTACAAACGCATCTAATCCACGTAGCTAAACAACAGAGCCATCTCCTGGAGACGCTGCGTGGCATACGAGCGATTAAACTATTTTCCGGTGAAGCCGTTCGCCAAGCGGCTTGGCTGTCATTAATGGCTGATCAGATAAACGCCGACGTTCGTGTGCAGCGGCTGACGATCGTTTATAAGCATTCCCATGCGCTCCTGTCCGGCTTCGAGAACATTCTGGTCGTATGGTTGGGCGCGTGTTCCGTGGTCGAAGGCAACTTGACGGTTGGTGCGCTCATGGCGTTTATTGCATACAAAACGCTCTTTCAGAGCCGGATGGGTGCACTCATAGACAGGGTCGCCGAGTATCGAATGCTCTCTGTGCAGGCGGAACGTCTGTCGGACATTGCGTTGGCGCAGACGGAAGAGCCCGCGCGTACATCGTTTAGCTGTGATCTCGCCATGGGCGAAGCGGACGCCTTGCAGTTGGAAGTGTCGCAGCTGAGTTTCCGGTATGGAGACGACGAACCGCTTATTTTGGAGAATGTAACCTTCACCGTTTATCCTGGGGAGTCCTTGGCTATAACCGGAGCATCCGGTAGCGGGAAGTCCACGCTGGCGCACTTACTGCTGGGCGTTCTGACTCCTACGGGTGGTTCGGTCGTCTTGCGCAGTGCGGCAAGACGACACACGGATGCTGGTGCGCTGCGTCGAGCATTCGGTACCGTCATGCAGGACGACATCCTCCTGGCCGGCTCGCTGTTCGAGAACATCAGTTTCTTTGACGCCACCGCCGACCCGGAGTGGGTTGTGGCCTGTGCGAGGATGGCGTGCATCCATGATGACATCAATGGGGAGTGTCAGGAATTTTGTGCTTGAGGCCTAACATGTCGAAAACGGAGCATGTATGGCAACCCGAAAGAAGAATCCCCCTAGAGAGCTGCCGGCGATTCCTGCCGAGTTGGTCGAGCAATTGGTCAAAGGACCGATGACGGCCGAGGCGGTGCAGGACCTGTCGATGGCGTTCAAGAAGGCGTTAATCGAGCGGGCACTGGGCGCGGAGCTGGGTCATCACCTAGGTTACGCACCGGGCCAACGGTCTGAAACGGCAACGAACCGACGCAATGGCACGAGCTCGAAGACCGTGCTGACCGACGACGGGGCCATCTCGGTAGATGTGCCGCGCGATCGCGACGGCAGCTTCGCCCCGATCCTGATTCCCAAGCATGAGCGGCGCTTCACGGGGTTCGATGACAAGATCATCGCGATGTACGCGCGCGGCATGACAGTGCGCGAGATACAGGCGTTTCTTCTGGAGCAGTACGGCACTGAGGTATCGCCAGAGTTCATCAGCTCGGTGACCGATGCGGTGGTCGAGGAGGTTACAGCCTGGCAAACCCGCCCGCTGGAGACGATGTACCCGGTGGTGTTCTTCGATGCGCTGCGGGTGAAGATCCGCGAGGACGGCGTGGTCAGAAACAAGGCCGTGTATCTGGCCCTGGCCATCCTGGCCGACGGCACACGCGACGTGTTGGGCTTATGGATCGAGCAGACCGAAGGCGCCAAATTCTGGATGAAGGTCTTCAACGAGCTCAAGACTCGTGGCACGCAGGACATCCTGATTGCAGTCACCGACGGCCTGAAGGGCATGGAGCAGGCCTTAAACGCCGTATTCCCTGCCACGACGTTGCAGACCTGCATCGTGCATTTGATGCGCTCAAGCCTGGACTATGCCAGCTGGAAGGAGCGCCGTGCCGTGGCTGCTGCGCTCAGGCCCATCTACAG is from Bordetella bronchialis and encodes:
- a CDS encoding potassium channel family protein translates to MPRSRRWLEGAAMVRLGSMATLLFVLVLSVFIAPVAVPPDSGIGQIVEDILISLILISGAIAVSDRRLAFVPLVLVALVVIAVRWAGWFLPAGFTPEMRAIALLFALLMLACIIGVKVFGKGAKVRDRLFGAIALYMLLGVIWAAAYEIVGLLVPHAFAGMDEQGAMGYPWVWIYFSFSTLTTVGYGDISPVARVARSLSNLEALIGQLYPAIVLARLVSLQEEDTKSDDA
- a CDS encoding BrnA antitoxin family protein yields the protein MPKLKPGTILPTPDEDATIQRGIDADPDTMEFGSAEAKRAKRMGRPPLETAKISVTIRYDQDIVDAFRKTGDGWQTRMNAALREWLHEHEAA
- a CDS encoding MFS transporter; the encoded protein is MPRSNAHAPLLWIVASGFFMQTLDTTIVNTALPAIARDLGVPPLTLKPVVVAYMITMAMIMPASGWLADRYGSRKVYFTAILAFVLGSFLCACSATPTQLVMARVVQGAGASMLLPVGRLTVLRTVSPSEFISALAFIAIGGQIGPIFGPVLGGVFVETLSWHWIFLINVPVGLIGMWAVRHHMPAGVREDTPPFDFVGCVLLAACLVAFSTALDLPAESHRGAWATALLALSALSALGYYLHARGRSNPLFPLSLFRETNYAVGIAGNLVCRIGAAAVPFLLPLMMQLGMGYTPLHSGLMLVPVAAAGAVSKSWVAPMIKRYGYPRFLIFNTLFVGFWIISFALFSRDWPLWLQIVQLAAFGLGNSMQYSAMNSVALTSLTPQQAGAGNSLFAMFQMVAMGLGVTVGGALVTLLAGPERHLEPAFAWSFVCVGLITWLSALVWRRLDGTRLAAVRQGPKAA
- a CDS encoding sulfatase, with the protein product MKVVFLLFDSLNRHALSCYGKTGVPTPNFDRLAARSVTFDSHFVGSLPCLPARRDIQTGRLNFLHRGWGPLEPFDHSLAGMLRDSGVYTHLITDHYHYFEDGGAGFHGRYSSWEFIRGQEKDKWRPALNPNTAAYAERYHERMQDFSDDINSKLPYFVNREYLESRGDFPMAQCFDSANEFLQAHHAQDAWLLHLECFDPHEPFFAPEQFLRDFPEALGGKVFDWPAYGRVDIDPALLKTLRANYHALVQACDHYLGTLLDTFDRLDMWKDTWLVMSTDHGLLLGEKEYLGKNRPPFFNEVAHIPLTIAAPPSSGIQPRHEAALTQTIDLMPTMLDIFRRPIPAEVTGHSLLPLMRDGRAVRPADGAVPGAIYGQFGAAINYTDGRYTYFLYPAVPFETDLFQYTLMPAHMRTFFEAKEFEGAQLVDPLPFTQGYPVMRLPMRADAKANMTRRYPLLEAKTALYDLDNDPEQRRPLDAPEIEQRMRAAVAAQLRANNAPAEMFRRYGLTDMQP
- a CDS encoding GntR family transcriptional regulator, giving the protein MNSRRSELNIVQPKSLADQIHAEVQRLIAAGAFQPGTSIGIAELARRCGVSQTPVREALARLAAEGQLVFTRNIGYRLPEAPTMKQYTDWAVARVVVESNALLYILGPIDTRLLDEAQRINEQIRSSDFGTTAAGIRKFSELNWRFHAALIGLARNDMLTEVHARLYASPQFSRIFLGRGVANQAEVVAEHERVLAGLRRGDRRAAADALRDHIVDSLERDARLSHLSGSIRRALRGEPPLDDLGAADKD
- a CDS encoding Bug family tripartite tricarboxylate transporter substrate binding protein; the encoded protein is MYRLKSMLSGLACVMAAMSPAMAQAYPDHPITLVVGFPPGGGVDLVARPLAERLSKQLGQPVIVENRGGAAGNIAMDYVARSRPDGYTLMMGNLGMLSANPLLYPNLNFNVSKSFAPVARLVVTPLLAAVPARLPATDMKQFVALAKQEPGKMFFGSGGTGNINHLAVELLKLQTGAQITHVPYKGSAPALTALVANEVQLVIDGFNIVLPQVKGGMARALAVTGEKRAPSLPDVPTMKEAGYPGMTIYGWQGLFVPAGTPQPIVDRLTDEVDKALKDPALSKRLADQGTDPAFQNAADFQKYIAAEQERWGKVIQTANIKVE
- a CDS encoding radical SAM protein, translated to MHYVEIILKVSERCNLNCTYCYFFNKENRDFEGHPALISPNTVRHLVRFLRTSPHQISETVFQVDIHGGEPLLLGPKRFSEIVSIIENGLSDAKEVRFTVQTNAVLINEAWIDVFAQHKIFVGVSVDGPKGQHDANRIDRRGRGTFDSMVPKIAALKQAALERRIPGFGSISVVSPALDGRATYICLTKELHFAHLQFLFPDDTHDSTNPALAEGFAKFVEDLFASWQSDGNDNIHIKLIDQTLLGFLQDKQYIDGGRRISPAVGRVVFTVSSAGDIGHDDTLRNVAPELFKSGMNVSDANYAEFIVWHNRVSKILFPRDLAPPCASCAWNNICEHVTRSYTPLHRMKDGRVDQPSVYCEALKTAYRNGAEYLAKRGLPIREISKNLNPDY
- a CDS encoding pepsin/retropepsin-like aspartic protease family protein, coding for MRFETEIQYDDIQSKANPTVYVLVNGKRSKMMLDTGTNKNLLWDDALLDEEPGALAESVDSHVASADARIVNATLTDDHGNSERTEFYLVSNSVLAAAGYSGVLSPQAVAAHHAVVLDFDRDCIFTSAPFDIGSVKEAQIRRGTTIQNPYDVMAIRVEINGRDMPLLVDSGATHTTILSSLISFSPKGPESPRMKDLFGAELPEAGRMRLVDLKVNGRPFTAHPVIPAPSVSNKGIENVGYLGMDVLKEQVIYYDGARREFNVLTRRAVVSALSERESRAK